From Gloeocapsa sp. PCC 73106, the proteins below share one genomic window:
- the cas5 gene encoding CRISPR-associated protein Cas5 → MNDFLYLECPCTSFPRSFARDYKETYLYPPPSTIYGFLLSLVGEEDLTAHLGVKIALGMIGETPPISRIVRKQRHHKFSKTHQGIYPPSQFSIPNFQELLTDLKIVIKLESDAELAKITLAQRVAIALSNPSEIKRFGGLSLGESWALINGLRKYRPEDGKVSWLIRDNRGLIGLPVWINRETTQGIFQRFRLTESEAFEDNCWIEIKAPVVEKKTQSRSKTKRSPKATN, encoded by the coding sequence ATGAACGATTTTCTTTATTTAGAATGTCCCTGCACTAGTTTTCCCCGTAGTTTTGCCAGAGATTACAAAGAAACCTATCTCTATCCACCTCCTTCCACTATTTATGGGTTTTTACTCTCATTAGTGGGAGAAGAAGATTTAACAGCCCATTTGGGAGTAAAAATAGCCCTGGGAATGATTGGAGAGACCCCTCCAATTTCTCGCATTGTGCGTAAACAAAGACACCATAAATTCAGTAAAACTCACCAAGGAATTTATCCACCCAGCCAGTTTTCCATACCCAACTTTCAAGAATTACTCACGGATTTAAAGATAGTAATTAAACTCGAATCAGATGCAGAATTAGCTAAAATAACATTGGCACAAAGGGTAGCGATCGCTCTCTCCAATCCCTCTGAAATCAAGCGCTTCGGTGGGTTATCCCTAGGAGAATCTTGGGCTTTAATCAATGGTTTAAGAAAGTATCGCCCAGAAGATGGTAAAGTTAGCTGGCTCATCAGAGATAATCGAGGTTTAATAGGCTTACCCGTTTGGATTAATCGTGAAACCACCCAAGGAATATTTCAACGTTTCAGACTCACTGAATCCGAAGCATTTGAGGATAATTGCTGGATAGAAATTAAAGCCCCTGTAGTGGAGAAAAAAACTCAGTCTCGCAGTAAAACTAAGCGATCGCCAAAAGCGACCAATTAA
- the cas8a1 gene encoding type I-MYXAN CRISPR-associated Cas8a1/Cmx1: MTEFTLSLFDPNTLLPHRAGIAGLAIALAEINPETVPFTWEVSETEVKLSWNCSDQEAVTSLLQQTYRLQDGYLDVPALHLDQQGKYTFSEGVIRTFLQHSQQRKLSKKERLLTFVIDEGQPELTHSFRPIEECYYTKDFKEIFTSKGEFKPSIAMKGHHVPGLVECFTHGPYQESPSGFLALLFLPLACFYYQLSRDGSGYRSAIVIPEIKNLQQWVKRRQKAYGRTYRDFRATSSGESALRFLLQEKLIEDNQYFRVDYCEVYQLGKQQWNGNQSYLKQGVYRVQVEDRVLELYNSAYQFFQPQIRQNDKGDNWWSESNILPWLCDNLITGKPWYSGFFEFFKNNKLYERKGLIKMSQYLDEHEQIFFEAVQGSFSSFLREQIIQAEKQGRQPDYPQITDKVINRLQRPSTQQDFAKTMVDFLSRHRSKATRGVGMEIYHWLHKDNNWKQARDLALLAIASYTSKTKDGETEIPLELPDESDSDNGLEMSIL; encoded by the coding sequence ATGACTGAGTTTACCCTATCACTTTTTGACCCCAATACCCTACTCCCACACCGTGCAGGAATTGCAGGTTTAGCTATAGCTTTAGCAGAGATAAATCCTGAAACAGTTCCTTTTACTTGGGAAGTTAGTGAGACTGAAGTAAAACTCTCCTGGAATTGTAGCGATCAAGAAGCGGTCACCAGTTTACTGCAACAGACTTATCGTCTTCAAGACGGTTATTTAGACGTTCCCGCACTTCATCTAGATCAACAGGGTAAATATACCTTTAGCGAAGGAGTAATTAGAACATTTTTACAACATTCTCAACAAAGAAAACTCAGTAAAAAAGAACGATTACTAACTTTTGTTATTGACGAAGGACAACCAGAACTTACTCATTCTTTTCGACCAATTGAAGAGTGTTACTACACCAAAGACTTTAAAGAAATTTTCACTTCCAAAGGAGAATTTAAACCGAGTATTGCTATGAAAGGACATCACGTACCTGGATTAGTTGAATGCTTTACTCATGGACCTTATCAAGAATCTCCTTCGGGTTTTTTAGCTTTGTTGTTTCTACCTTTAGCTTGTTTTTATTACCAACTCTCTAGAGATGGATCCGGATATCGTTCAGCGATTGTTATTCCAGAGATTAAAAATCTTCAACAATGGGTAAAACGACGTCAAAAAGCTTACGGTAGAACTTACCGAGATTTTCGTGCTACTAGTTCTGGTGAATCGGCTCTTCGCTTTTTGCTACAAGAAAAACTCATTGAGGATAACCAATATTTTCGAGTGGATTATTGCGAAGTTTATCAATTAGGCAAACAACAATGGAACGGCAATCAAAGTTATCTAAAACAAGGAGTCTACCGAGTCCAAGTAGAAGACAGAGTTTTAGAACTGTATAACTCAGCTTATCAATTTTTTCAACCACAAATTCGTCAAAACGACAAAGGAGACAACTGGTGGTCAGAGTCCAATATTTTACCTTGGCTTTGCGACAATCTGATTACTGGTAAACCCTGGTATTCAGGTTTTTTTGAGTTCTTCAAAAACAATAAACTGTACGAACGCAAAGGATTAATCAAAATGAGTCAATATCTAGACGAGCATGAACAGATATTTTTCGAAGCTGTACAAGGCTCTTTTAGCAGTTTTCTGCGAGAGCAAATTATCCAAGCAGAAAAACAAGGTCGTCAACCCGATTATCCCCAAATTACTGACAAGGTAATTAATCGTTTACAGCGACCTAGCACTCAACAAGATTTTGCCAAAACTATGGTTGATTTTTTGAGTCGCCATCGCAGTAAAGCAACCAGAGGAGTAGGAATGGAGATTTATCACTGGCTTCACAAAGACAATAACTGGAAACAAGCGCGGGATTTAGCTTTATTAGCGATCGCCAGTTACACCAGCAAAACCAAGGACGGGGAAACGGAAATCCCCCTGGAATTACCAGATGAATCCGACTCCGATAACGGCTTAGAAATGTCCATACTTTAA
- the cas7i gene encoding type I-B CRISPR-associated protein Cas7/Cst2/DevR: protein MTLHIFVTIVTPTAVAANNRGEGDGSTLSTLQKITRGNDQYTTVSADAIRWAYREYLQTLNPAFVNRTFDPDTDKYTVKNEKYNPKTYIDDDLFGFMDAKKDKNNKDATTKRRGVLEVTRAISLDPYWGDIVFGSKGGEKGKTSIHNTEVHCTAYQYTLALTPSSLQDPTRSKLLIQAVPAIKHVGGNHARFLYEFRPESIVIRITEDPSPWIINCFERVGESVGCPRLVRLVEVKDVPASELIVAGEIADTPYAQQLKSLNVQVSRGIKEAIAIAEEQLLSSQQAKV, encoded by the coding sequence ATGACACTACACATCTTTGTTACCATCGTTACCCCCACCGCTGTCGCTGCTAATAACCGAGGAGAAGGAGACGGAAGTACTTTATCTACTCTGCAAAAAATTACCCGAGGAAATGACCAATACACTACCGTAAGCGCTGACGCCATTCGTTGGGCTTATCGAGAGTACCTACAGACTCTTAACCCAGCATTCGTTAACCGTACATTCGATCCTGATACCGATAAATACACCGTCAAAAACGAAAAATATAACCCCAAAACCTACATCGATGATGATCTTTTTGGTTTCATGGACGCCAAAAAAGATAAGAATAATAAAGATGCAACTACTAAAAGACGAGGGGTTTTAGAAGTCACGCGTGCGATCAGTCTAGATCCCTACTGGGGCGATATCGTCTTCGGTTCCAAAGGAGGAGAAAAAGGCAAAACCTCTATTCATAATACTGAAGTTCACTGCACTGCTTATCAGTATACACTCGCTCTAACTCCCAGTAGTTTACAAGATCCAACCAGATCTAAACTATTAATACAAGCAGTACCCGCTATCAAGCACGTAGGTGGCAATCACGCTCGTTTTCTCTATGAATTTCGTCCCGAATCTATCGTTATTCGCATCACAGAAGATCCAAGTCCTTGGATTATTAACTGTTTTGAAAGAGTAGGGGAATCCGTGGGATGTCCTCGTTTAGTGCGTTTAGTAGAAGTTAAAGACGTGCCCGCTTCTGAATTAATCGTCGCTGGTGAAATTGCCGATACACCCTACGCGCAACAACTCAAAAGTTTGAACGTGCAAGTATCAAGGGGGATTAAAGAAGCGATCGCGATCGCAGAAGAACAATTGTTATCTTCCCAACAAGCCAAAGTATAG